The following are from one region of the Juglans regia cultivar Chandler chromosome 10, Walnut 2.0, whole genome shotgun sequence genome:
- the LOC108985933 gene encoding 12-oxophytodienoate reductase 2-like, with the protein MAAEGLTAMPLLTPYQLGKYHLSHRVVMAPLTRQRSYGYVPQPHAILYYSQRASNGGLLIAEATGISDTAQGYPDTPGIWTKEHVEAWKPIVDAVHAKGGVFFCQLWHVGRVSNEELQPNGQAPISSSDKALTIIPTPETVFGLSHYSRPRKLKTEEIPQIVNDFRLAARNAIEAGFDGVEIHGGYGYILEQFMKDQVNDRTDQYGGSLENRCRLTLEVVEAIAKEIGAEKVGIRLTPFAQNMECADSNPQALGQYLAESLNKYNILYLHMVESFTGEGSLVPLRKAFKGTFLVNGGYDKEAGNKAIAENRADLVVYGRSFLANPDLPKRFALNAPLNDYDRKTFYIPDPVLGYTDYPSLE; encoded by the exons ATGGCAGCTGAAGGACTCACAGCCATGCCTCTTCTCACTCCTTATCAATTGGGAAAGTACCATCTATCCCATAG AGTAGTTATGGCACCATTGACCAGACAGAGATCTTATGGCTATGTTCCCCAGCCACATGCTATCTTATACTATTCTCAGAGAGCCTCCAATGGTGGTCTTCTAATAGCTGAAGCCACTGGAATTTCCGACACTGCTCAAGG GTATCCAGACACACCTGGCATATGGACAAAAGAGCATGTTGAAGCATGGAAACCCATCGTAGATGCCGTTCATGCAAAAGGTGGAGTCTTCTTTTGTCAACTCTGGCATGTGGGGAGGGTTTCAAATGAAG AACTACAGCCAAATGGACAAGCTCCAATTTCTTCCTCAGACAAAGCTTTGACCATTATACCAACTCCAGAAACCGTATTTGGTCTTTCCCATTACTCTCGTCCTAGGAAGCTAAAGACAGAAGAAATTCCTCAAATTGTTAACGATTTTAGGCTTGCAGCAAGGAACGCTATTGAAGCTG GTTTTGATGGAGTTGAGATCCATGGAGGTTATGGTTACATTCTGGAGCAATTTATGAAAGATCAAGTCAATGATCGAACAGATCAATATGGTGGATCACTTGAAAATCGTTGCCGACTTACTCTGGAAGTAGTTGAAGCTATTGCAAAGGAGATAGGAGCAGAGAAGGTTGGAATAAGGCTTACTCCTTTTGCTCAAAATATGGAATGCGCAGACTCAAATCCACAAGCATTGGGCCAATATTTGGCTGAGTCCTTGAACAAATATAACATTCTTTATTTGCACATGGTCGAGTCATTTACTGGTGAAGGCAGTCTTGTGCCACTGAGAAAGGCTTTTAAGGGCACTTTTCTTGTTAACGGAGGTTATGACAAAGAAGCAGGGAATAAGGCAATCGCAGAAAATCGTGCAGATCTTGTTGTTTATGGGCGTTCGTTTTTAGCCAATCCAGATTTGCCTAAGCGATTTGCGCTCAATGCTCCTCTCAACGATTACGACAGAAAGACATTCTACATTCCTGATCCAGTGCTTGGCTATACCGATTATCCTTCTCTTGAATGA